In Anaeromyxobacter sp., the following proteins share a genomic window:
- a CDS encoding helix-turn-helix transcriptional regulator, with product MAQIDIEILTPFAARFMEGTTLTPAERAEVLRIAQGFACKDSAAAAGVSPETIRARRKRIYRKLDVPGSGELLASLLSLALKMLANGEKIERKVMAPVVQAPAPVAQPTVR from the coding sequence ATGGCCCAGATCGACATCGAGATCCTCACGCCCTTCGCTGCCCGCTTCATGGAAGGCACCACCCTGACTCCGGCGGAGCGCGCCGAGGTGCTGCGCATCGCCCAGGGCTTCGCCTGCAAGGACTCCGCGGCCGCCGCCGGGGTGTCGCCGGAGACCATCCGCGCCCGCCGCAAGCGCATCTACCGCAAGCTCGACGTGCCCGGCTCGGGCGAGCTGCTCGCCAGCCTCCTCTCCCTCGCGCTCAAGATGCTCGCCAACGGCGAGAAGATCGAGCGCAAGGTGATGGCGCCGGTGGTGCAGGCCCCGGCCCCGGTGGCGCAGCCGACGGTGCGCTAG
- a CDS encoding NAD+ synthase: MPGQCIIPGAVAPSRIALAQIDPTVGDFDGNAALVRRAAAAARAAGAGLVIFPELALCGYPPRDLLDLPEFVDRAGQALAELAAPAEWSRGLALVLGFPEKVEGAPPPGLMNAAALIAGGRVAAVGRKSLLPTYDVFDETRYFLSSAVTTVAPVDGLAGALGLSICEDIWNDKRFWQVPRYQRDPIAELVRAGAGLVANLSASPYALGKPALRERMLTASARGHGAPIAYVNQVGGNDALIFDGGSMLVAADGRVLVRAPLFQEALLVADLDGGRPEVLDLEGRPLAPAAPAPDAEADELFQALSLGVRDYVRKCGFRSAVVGLSGGIDSALTACLAADALGAANVLGVAMPSRYSSGHSREDARALAGALGLRFMEIAIEPMHAAFLAQLEQATGAPLGDLAEQNVQARIRGQILMALSNDTGGLVLSTGNKSELAVGYCTLYGDMAGGLAVIGDLPKTMVYRVSRAANARAGRQLIPERTFTKPPSAELKPGQVDQDSLPPYDVLDDILHAYLEERRATDEIVGRGHPAEVVRRVLRMVVMSEYKRRQAAPVLKVSEKAFGEGRRFPIAHGWRH, translated from the coding sequence ATGCCCGGTCAATGTATCATCCCGGGCGCCGTGGCCCCCTCCCGAATCGCGCTGGCCCAGATCGACCCCACCGTCGGGGACTTCGACGGCAACGCCGCCCTGGTCCGGCGGGCCGCCGCCGCCGCGCGCGCCGCCGGGGCCGGGCTGGTGATCTTCCCGGAGCTGGCGCTGTGCGGCTACCCGCCCCGCGACCTGCTGGACCTGCCCGAGTTCGTGGACCGCGCCGGCCAGGCGCTGGCCGAGCTGGCCGCCCCGGCCGAGTGGTCGCGCGGCCTGGCGCTGGTGCTGGGCTTCCCCGAGAAGGTGGAGGGCGCGCCGCCGCCCGGCCTGATGAACGCCGCCGCGCTGATCGCCGGCGGGCGGGTGGCGGCGGTGGGGCGCAAGTCGCTCCTGCCCACCTACGACGTCTTCGACGAGACCCGCTACTTCCTCTCCTCGGCGGTCACCACGGTGGCGCCGGTGGACGGCCTGGCCGGCGCGCTGGGGCTCTCCATCTGCGAGGACATCTGGAACGACAAGCGCTTCTGGCAGGTGCCGCGCTACCAGCGCGACCCCATCGCCGAGCTGGTCCGGGCCGGCGCCGGCCTGGTGGCCAACCTGTCGGCCTCGCCCTACGCGCTCGGCAAGCCGGCGCTGCGGGAGCGCATGCTCACCGCCAGCGCGCGCGGGCACGGCGCCCCCATCGCCTACGTCAACCAGGTGGGCGGCAACGACGCCCTGATCTTCGACGGCGGCTCGATGCTGGTGGCCGCCGACGGCCGGGTGCTGGTGCGCGCCCCGCTCTTCCAGGAGGCGCTGCTGGTGGCCGACCTGGACGGCGGCCGCCCCGAGGTGCTGGACCTGGAGGGGCGCCCGCTGGCGCCGGCGGCCCCCGCCCCGGACGCGGAGGCCGACGAGCTCTTCCAGGCGCTCTCGCTGGGGGTGCGCGACTACGTGCGCAAGTGCGGCTTCCGCAGCGCCGTGGTGGGGCTCTCCGGGGGCATCGACTCGGCCCTGACCGCCTGCCTGGCGGCCGACGCGCTGGGGGCCGCCAACGTGCTCGGCGTGGCCATGCCCTCGCGCTACAGCTCGGGCCACAGCCGCGAGGACGCCCGGGCCCTGGCCGGCGCGCTGGGCCTCCGCTTCATGGAGATCGCCATCGAGCCCATGCACGCCGCCTTCCTGGCCCAGCTCGAGCAGGCCACCGGCGCGCCGCTGGGGGATCTCGCCGAGCAGAACGTGCAGGCCCGCATCCGCGGCCAGATCCTGATGGCCCTCTCCAACGACACCGGCGGGCTGGTGCTCTCCACCGGCAACAAGAGCGAGCTGGCGGTGGGCTACTGCACCCTCTACGGCGACATGGCCGGCGGCCTGGCGGTCATCGGCGACCTGCCCAAGACCATGGTCTACCGGGTGTCGCGCGCCGCCAACGCGCGGGCCGGGCGCCAGCTGATCCCCGAGCGGACCTTCACCAAGCCGCCCTCGGCCGAGCTCAAGCCCGGCCAGGTGGACCAGGACTCCCTGCCGCCCTACGACGTGCTCGACGACATCCTGCACGCCTACCTGGAGGAGCGGCGCGCCACCGACGAGATCGTCGGGCGCGGCCACCCGGCCGAGGTGGTGCGGCGCGTGCTGCGCATGGTGGTGATGAGCGAGTACAAGCGGCGCCAGGCGGCGCCGGTGCTCAAGGTGAGCGAGAAGGCCTTCGGCGAGGGGCGGCGCTTCCCCATCGCCCACGGCTGGCGGCACTAG
- a CDS encoding diguanylate cyclase, producing MAGRILVAVESKPVVSALRRDLEPAGFGMDAVAPSDAAARLDTARHVAAVVRAAPGADVVVAALKAVDPHLTVLALFFDEEEAEGHPGALGADGVLVGPLTAPQVAGTCALAARLTVAQRRAAVVERARPVTPSADQDLGFLKRLIFTEVKRSKRYGIPLSLALVSVDQWDAVAGQLGAGARAALLGELTGLVAGAVRDIDIAVPFSEERLVVLMPHTPSAGGLHVSRRLCARVRERSTSFPVTVSVGVASHEGQGTVSFGSLVKRAAEALASARADGGDRASGAEPPKRRDRISIG from the coding sequence ATGGCGGGGCGCATCCTGGTGGCGGTCGAGTCGAAGCCGGTGGTCTCCGCCCTGCGGCGGGACCTGGAGCCTGCCGGCTTCGGGATGGACGCCGTGGCCCCCTCCGACGCCGCCGCCCGCCTCGACACCGCCCGCCACGTGGCCGCGGTGGTGCGGGCCGCGCCCGGCGCCGACGTGGTGGTGGCGGCCCTGAAGGCGGTGGACCCGCACCTCACGGTGCTGGCCCTCTTCTTCGACGAGGAGGAGGCCGAGGGCCACCCCGGCGCCCTGGGGGCCGACGGCGTGCTGGTGGGGCCGCTGACGGCGCCGCAGGTGGCCGGCACCTGCGCCCTGGCGGCCCGGCTCACCGTGGCGCAGCGCCGGGCGGCGGTGGTGGAGCGGGCCCGGCCGGTCACGCCCAGCGCCGACCAGGACCTGGGCTTCCTCAAGCGGCTCATCTTCACCGAGGTGAAGCGCTCCAAGCGCTACGGCATCCCGCTCTCGCTGGCGCTGGTGTCGGTGGACCAGTGGGACGCGGTGGCGGGCCAGCTGGGCGCGGGCGCCCGCGCCGCGCTGCTCGGCGAGCTGACCGGGCTGGTGGCCGGCGCGGTGCGCGACATCGACATCGCCGTCCCCTTCAGCGAGGAGCGGCTGGTGGTGCTCATGCCGCACACGCCCTCGGCCGGCGGGCTGCACGTCTCGCGGCGCCTCTGCGCCCGGGTGCGCGAGCGGTCCACCTCCTTCCCGGTGACGGTGAGCGTGGGCGTGGCCAGCCACGAGGGGCAGGGCACCGTCTCCTTCGGCTCGCTGGTGAAGCGGGCCGCCGAGGCGCTGGCGTCGGCGCGCGCCGACGGCGGCGATCGCGCCAGCGGGGCCGAGCCGCCCAAGCGGCGCGATCGCATCTCCATCGGTTGA
- the tkt gene encoding transketolase: MPNASPALVEKAVNTIRMLSADMVQQANSGHPGLPMGAADMAFVLWTRHLRFDPDDPRWLGRDRFLLSAGHGSALLYSLLHLAGFDCTLTDLKQFRQLGSRTAGHPEFGHLPGVEITSGPLGQGFANGVGFAMGQAMLSAKLGPGNPVADHFTYAIVSDGDLMEGVAAEAASFAGHHRLGRLIYLYDDNGITIDGTTSITFAGEDVTRRFEAYGWHVQMVDGRDHGGIGAAIEAAKGDPRPSLIRVKTVIGFGSPKKAGTSGAHGAPLGEDELKATKAALGWPLEPRFLVPDDVRAFWGELVAERQVGRRAWQERADRWRTNNPIESALLDTHVARWVPARIQERLLEAGPAADATRKLSAGAINRAAPIVPCLVGGSADLAESNLTDIKGAGGFSPERLDGRNVHYGIREHAMGAIANGLAYDGLHIPFTATFLQFADYMRPAVRLAALAKLQSIYVWTHDSIFLGEDGPTHQPVEHLSALRVIPNLHVVRPVDGEEVAVAWAHALTRKDGPTALILTRQKLAPVERDGAFDPEQAARGGYVVKAPAGATFTVLATGSEVPLAQAALALLAAKGRLGRLVSMPCLECFEAQDQAWRDAVLPPSLPTAAVEAAVGIEWWKLTGRDGLVIGISGFGASGPEKALAEAYGFTPAKVAERLAAWLDQGPRA; the protein is encoded by the coding sequence GTGCCGAACGCGAGCCCCGCCCTGGTCGAGAAGGCCGTCAACACCATCCGCATGCTCTCCGCGGACATGGTCCAGCAGGCCAACAGCGGCCACCCGGGCCTGCCCATGGGCGCGGCCGACATGGCCTTCGTGCTCTGGACGCGGCACCTCCGCTTCGACCCGGACGACCCGCGCTGGCTGGGCCGCGACCGCTTCCTGCTCTCGGCCGGCCACGGCTCGGCGCTGCTCTACTCGCTGCTCCACCTGGCCGGGTTCGACTGCACGCTCACCGACCTGAAGCAGTTCCGCCAGCTGGGCTCCCGCACCGCCGGCCACCCGGAGTTCGGGCACCTGCCGGGCGTGGAGATCACCTCGGGGCCCCTCGGGCAGGGCTTCGCCAACGGGGTGGGCTTCGCCATGGGCCAGGCCATGCTCTCGGCCAAGCTGGGGCCGGGCAACCCGGTGGCCGACCACTTCACCTACGCCATCGTCTCGGACGGCGACCTGATGGAGGGCGTGGCCGCCGAGGCCGCCTCCTTCGCCGGCCACCACCGGCTCGGCCGGCTCATCTACCTCTACGACGACAACGGCATCACCATCGACGGCACGACCTCCATCACCTTCGCCGGCGAGGACGTGACGCGGCGGTTCGAGGCCTACGGCTGGCACGTCCAGATGGTGGACGGGCGGGACCACGGCGGCATCGGCGCCGCCATCGAGGCCGCCAAGGGCGACCCGCGCCCGTCGCTCATCCGGGTCAAGACGGTCATCGGCTTCGGCAGCCCGAAGAAGGCCGGCACCTCCGGCGCGCACGGCGCGCCGCTCGGCGAGGACGAGCTCAAGGCCACCAAGGCGGCGCTGGGCTGGCCGCTCGAGCCGCGCTTCCTGGTGCCGGACGACGTGCGCGCCTTCTGGGGCGAGCTGGTGGCGGAGCGGCAGGTGGGGCGCCGGGCCTGGCAGGAGCGGGCCGACCGGTGGCGCACCAACAACCCCATCGAGTCGGCCCTGCTCGACACCCACGTGGCCCGCTGGGTGCCGGCCCGCATCCAGGAGCGGCTGCTGGAGGCCGGCCCGGCCGCCGACGCCACCCGCAAGCTCTCGGCCGGCGCCATCAACCGCGCCGCCCCCATCGTGCCGTGCCTGGTGGGCGGCTCGGCGGATCTCGCCGAGTCCAACCTCACCGACATCAAGGGCGCCGGCGGCTTCTCCCCCGAGCGGCTCGACGGTCGCAACGTGCACTACGGCATCCGCGAGCACGCCATGGGGGCCATCGCCAATGGCCTGGCCTACGACGGCCTGCACATCCCCTTCACCGCCACCTTCCTGCAGTTCGCCGACTACATGCGGCCGGCGGTGCGGCTGGCGGCGCTGGCCAAGCTCCAGTCGATCTACGTCTGGACCCACGACTCGATCTTCCTCGGCGAGGACGGGCCGACGCACCAGCCGGTGGAGCACCTCTCCGCCCTGCGCGTCATCCCCAACCTGCACGTGGTGCGGCCGGTGGACGGCGAGGAGGTGGCGGTGGCCTGGGCCCACGCCCTGACGCGCAAGGACGGCCCGACCGCGCTCATCCTCACCCGGCAGAAGCTGGCGCCGGTGGAGCGCGACGGCGCCTTCGACCCGGAGCAGGCGGCGCGCGGCGGCTACGTGGTGAAGGCGCCCGCCGGGGCCACCTTCACGGTGCTGGCCACCGGCAGCGAGGTGCCGCTGGCGCAGGCGGCGCTGGCCCTGCTGGCGGCGAAGGGCCGGCTCGGCCGGCTGGTCTCGATGCCCTGCCTGGAGTGCTTCGAGGCGCAGGACCAGGCCTGGCGCGACGCGGTGCTGCCACCCTCCCTGCCCACCGCGGCGGTGGAGGCGGCCGTGGGCATCGAGTGGTGGAAGCTCACCGGGCGCGACGGCCTGGTCATCGGCATCTCCGGCTTCGGCGCCAGCGGCCCGGAGAAGGCGCTGGCCGAGGCCTACGGGTTCACGCCGGCCAAGGTGGCGGAGCGGCTGGCCGCCTGGCTCGACCAGGGGCCCAGGGCGTAG
- a CDS encoding polyphosphate kinase has translation MGKRAVTRKNAARAVARGAGPGDQAYPAGTLSLDRVDLAADVGEGEYEERLAELQEQAFALQIKGFQQGHRTILAFEGWDAAGKGGCIKRLTSLMDPRGYKVWPIAAPRDEDARHHWLWRFWRRLPEAGELTIFDRTWYGRVLVERVEGFARPDAWRRAYEEINAFERTLTADGTRLVKIFLHIDRKEQKRRFEERAEDPLKRYKIGPDDWRNRKKWPEYQVALQEVFDRTHRPDAPWVLVAANSKRHARLEVLRTVIQAMG, from the coding sequence ATGGGCAAGCGGGCAGTCACCAGGAAGAACGCGGCGCGGGCGGTGGCGCGGGGCGCGGGGCCGGGTGACCAGGCCTACCCGGCCGGCACCCTCTCGCTCGACCGGGTCGACCTCGCCGCCGACGTCGGCGAGGGCGAGTACGAGGAGCGGCTGGCCGAACTGCAGGAGCAGGCCTTCGCCCTGCAGATCAAGGGCTTCCAGCAGGGGCACAGGACCATCCTGGCCTTCGAGGGCTGGGACGCGGCCGGCAAGGGGGGCTGCATCAAGCGGCTCACCTCGCTGATGGACCCGCGCGGCTACAAGGTCTGGCCCATCGCCGCGCCGCGCGACGAGGACGCCCGCCACCACTGGCTGTGGCGCTTCTGGCGCCGCCTGCCCGAGGCCGGCGAGCTGACCATCTTCGACCGCACCTGGTACGGCCGGGTGCTGGTGGAGCGGGTGGAGGGCTTCGCCCGGCCGGACGCCTGGCGGCGCGCCTACGAGGAGATCAACGCCTTCGAGCGGACCCTCACCGCCGACGGCACCCGGCTGGTGAAGATCTTCCTGCACATCGACCGCAAGGAGCAGAAGCGCCGCTTCGAGGAGCGCGCCGAGGACCCGCTCAAGCGCTACAAGATCGGCCCGGACGACTGGCGCAACCGCAAGAAGTGGCCGGAGTACCAGGTCGCCCTGCAGGAGGTCTTCGACCGGACCCACCGGCCCGACGCCCCCTGGGTGCTGGTGGCCGCCAACTCCAAGCGCCACGCCCGGCTGGAGGTGCTGCGCACCGTCATCCAGGCCATGGGCTGA
- the frr gene encoding ribosome recycling factor: MGIVDDVLQDLHGRIQKTLETMKTDLSSVRTGRASLHMLDGVKVDYYGTPTPLNQVATLSVPEARMIVAKPWEKNMIPVIEKAIRDANLGFNPMSDKDMVRVPVPPLTEERRRDIVKQVKHKAEEFKVAIRNERRDAKELLESAEKDGDASADEVKKAQEKVQKETDDGVKQVDAILAAKEKDVMAI; the protein is encoded by the coding sequence ATGGGCATCGTCGACGACGTCCTCCAGGACCTGCACGGGCGCATCCAGAAGACGCTCGAGACCATGAAGACCGACCTGTCGTCGGTGCGCACCGGCCGCGCCTCGCTGCACATGCTCGACGGCGTCAAGGTGGACTACTACGGCACGCCCACCCCGCTGAACCAGGTGGCCACCCTCTCGGTGCCCGAGGCCCGCATGATCGTGGCCAAGCCCTGGGAGAAGAACATGATCCCGGTGATCGAGAAGGCCATCCGGGACGCCAACCTGGGCTTCAACCCCATGTCGGACAAGGACATGGTGCGGGTGCCGGTGCCGCCGCTCACCGAGGAGCGCCGCCGCGACATCGTCAAGCAGGTGAAGCACAAGGCCGAGGAGTTCAAGGTGGCCATCCGCAACGAGCGGCGCGACGCCAAGGAGCTGCTCGAGTCGGCCGAGAAGGACGGCGACGCCTCCGCCGACGAGGTGAAGAAGGCGCAGGAGAAGGTGCAGAAGGAGACCGACGACGGCGTCAAGCAGGTGGACGCCATCCTGGCCGCCAAGGAGAAGGACGTGATGGCGATCTAG